In Pristiophorus japonicus isolate sPriJap1 chromosome 3, sPriJap1.hap1, whole genome shotgun sequence, the sequence tttctttctcactggaatatatgtttgctgagagttatgaaatatctccttaaatgtttgccactgctcatctaccgtcttaccctttaatttattttcccagtccactttcgccaactctaccttcatccctttgtaattgcctttatttaagttcaggacaccagtttgagacctagctttctcaccttcaaggtgaatttgaaattctaccatgctatgatcactcttcccaagaggatcctttactatgcgattattaattaatccagtcccattacacattacacattctaagaaaccatcccgaatacactcttttaactcttcctcatggctacctttgccaatttgatttgcccaatcaatatgaagattaaaatcatctatgattattgccgtacctttcttacaagcctccgttatttcttgatttttttatctgtcctacagtgtagctactgttaggggacctatagactatgcccatcagtgtcttttttcccttattatttcttatctccacccaagctgattcaacatcttgatcttctgagccaatatcatttctcactactgcactgatctcatcctttattaacagagcgaccccacctccttttcctttctgcctatcctttcaAAATGTCACATACCCTTGAATAAttaattaagcaatgcctcaatttcaaaattcacatccttgtttacaaactcctccatggccttgcccctccctatctctgtaatctccttcagcctcacaaccccccgagatatctgcgttcctcaaataTTGCCCTCTTGCCCATCGCTCATTATAATCACTCACCCatcggtgaccatgccttctgttgcctaggccctaaggtctggaactccctccctaaacctctccacctctctaccgctctttcctcctttgagaggcttcttaaaacctacctctttgaccaacttttggtcatctgccctaatttcttcttctgtgactcggtgtcaaatttatttgttttacataagagcataagaaataggagcaggagtcggccatttggcccctcgagcctgctctaccattcaataagatcatggctgatctgatcatggactcagctccacttccctgcccactccccataaccctttactcccttatcgctgaaaatctgtctatctgtgccttaactatattcaatgacccagcctccacagctctctggggcagagaattccacagatttacaaccctctgagagaagaaatgtctcctcatctcagttttaaatgggcggccccttatcctgagactatgtcccctagttttagtttcccctatgaatggaaatatcctctctgcatccatcttgtcgagccccctcattatcttataagtttcaataagatcacctctcattcttctgaacttcaatgagtctcgtcccaacctactcaacctatcttcataagtcaacccccctcatctccggaatcaacctcgtgaacagcctccaatgcaagtatatccttccttaaatatggaggccaaaactgtacgcagtactccagttttgACTTATAACatggctgtgaagtgccttgggaccttttactacattaaaggtactatatgttAAAGTTTTTGTTgaagtttagagtggatttgaggggaatttcttttcacccagagagtggtagggggtctggaactcactgcccgaaagggtggtagaggcagaaaccctcataattCAAAAAGTatatggatgtgcacttgaagtgccgtaacctacagggctacggacaagagctgggaagtgggattgggctggatagctcttggtcggccggcgcggacacgatgggccgaaatggcctccttccgtgctgtaaaatttGTGTGATTGGCTGCGAAGCGCTTTTGGACATCCGGAGGGAATGGCAGGTGCTTGTCGAAAGTGTAAGTTTGCCCTTGGTTAACGAAGTTAATTTGCCCACGCAGGCAGCGGACAGATTCAGCTGTGGCAGTTCCTCTTGGAGCTGCTGTCTGACAGCTGCAACGTGAACTGCATCGCCTGGGAAGGGACCAACGGCGAGTTCAAGCTGACGGACCCGGACGAGGTGGCCCGACGCTGGGGCGAGCGTAAGAGCAAGCCCAACATGAACTACGACAAGCTGAGCCGGGCGCTGCGCTACTACTACGACAAGAACATCATGACCAAGGTCCACGGCAAGCGCTACGCCTACAAGTTCGACTTCCACGGGCTGGCCCAGGTCTGCCAGACCCCCTCCACCACCGAGCACGCCCTGTACAAGTTCCAGAGCAACCTGGCTCACATCCCCTTCGCCGGCATCCCCAAGCTCAACCTggtggcctccaacgtctcccccTCGGGCTTCTCCTACTGGCCGGGCTCCACCCCCGCCCTCTACCCGGCTCACGGTCTGCAGCCCCCCGCCCACTTCGGCCCGGTGGCCGGCACCCACCTCGGCACCATCGGCAACATCGCCAGCATCAACAACCTCAACAACCACTATCACTGAACTTGATACTTCGTCACTGGCTCTGCAAAgctaccctcctccccaccccgtcCCCACCACCCATCCCCCACCCCGTCCCCACACCCTCTATTTTGCACCAGAGCTGTTAATCCTGATCAAATTTCGActgcaaaaacaaaaaaaaaaataaaaggactTTGCATCGCCACCGATGAAATGGCTTGCAAAAGCTGAAAACGCTCAACGCGCCAGAGCAGCAGCACGAGCTTAACCCTTACACTGCTGCCTCCTAAATTTCTCCAGCCGGTGTCGTGACCATTTGGCAATT encodes:
- the fev gene encoding protein FEV; protein product: MKQAANCGSPLNPAGYNLMLNMYLPDTTHDNLLKDGKHGTWGALNPGVQKGSGQIQLWQFLLELLSDSCNVNCIAWEGTNGEFKLTDPDEVARRWGERKSKPNMNYDKLSRALRYYYDKNIMTKVHGKRYAYKFDFHGLAQVCQTPSTTEHALYKFQSNLAHIPFAGIPKLNLVASNVSPSGFSYWPGSTPALYPAHGLQPPAHFGPVAGTHLGTIGNIASINNLNNHYH